From Medicago truncatula cultivar Jemalong A17 chromosome 7, MtrunA17r5.0-ANR, whole genome shotgun sequence, a single genomic window includes:
- the LOC112416577 gene encoding uncharacterized protein, translating into MNTWNELRMRFDKNQTIDKHLQEEIVKEKERWRLVLRRIVSVVKCLAKNDLAFRGSKEKLSQDSNGNFLGLIEMIAEFDLVMQDHVRRAENREIHKHYLGHKIQNEFILLLSQSIEEFFLGFLKVDDTSGLGLFNELLNVLKTLDLNVDDVRGQDNVPDLTLKYLSNTRWESRIKSVKAIRFQCPQIRLALSELYESCDNDAKTKSEAESLINALENFEFLLGFTKTIDLAKSVALEMNVEPIFQTKRRVIKKIYFGETNEEHENQSQEESFRVNYFLVVVDMAITSLKTRFEELKTFESVFGFLYDSQKLMFLDDNELNECCVKFHSTFSYGDLSDVDVHDLFSELKVLQCTLPTETMNALDILKFVRLADCYPNVAIAYRVLLTVPVTVASAERSFSKLKLIKTYLRSSMSQDRLNGLATLSIEKEMLKNIDVDVIINDFASQKARKSNF; encoded by the exons ATGAATACTTGGAATGAATTGAGAATGAGATTTGATAAAAATCAGACAATTGATAAACACTTGCAAGAAGAAATTGTGAAAGAGAAAGAGCGTTGGAGACTAGTTTTACGTAGAATAGTTTCAGTTGTGAAATGTCTTGCTAAGAATGATCTTGCATTTCGAGGATCCAAAGAAAAATTAAGTCAAGATAGTAATGGTAATTTTCTTGGATTAATTGAAATGATTGCGGAATTTGATTTGGTAATGCAAGATCATGTGAGACGCGCTGAGAATCGTGAAATTCATAAACATTATCTTGGacataaaattcaaaatgaatttattttacttttgtcaCAAAGT ATTGAGGAGTTCTTTTTAGGATTTTTAAAGGTTGATGATACATCCGGGTTAGGACTTTTTAATGAATTACTAAATGTTTTAAAGACTCTTGATCTCAATGTTGATGATGTGAGGGGGCAA GATAATGTTCCCGATTTAACTTTGAAATATTTGTCTAATACTCGTTGGGAAAGTCGAATTAAGAGTGTCAAAGCCATTAGATTTCAATGTCCCCAAATAAGATTGGCTTTGTCGGAATTATATGAATCTTGTGATAATGATGCAAAGACAAAGAGTGAGGCGGAGAGTTTGATTAATGCACtagaaaattttgaatttttgcttg GTTTTACAAAAACTATTGATCTTGCTAAAAGTGTTGCTCTTGAAATGAATGTTGAGCCCATCTTTCAAACAAAACGTCgtgtgattaaaaaaatatattttggagaGACTAATGAGGAACATGAAAACCAATCACAGGAAGAATCATTTAGAGTTAACtattttcttgttgttgttgatatggcAATTACTTCTTTGAAAACTAGATTTGAAGAATTGAAGACATTTGAGAGTGTCTTTGGGTTTTTGTATGATTCACAGAAGTTAATGTTTTTGGATGATAATGAGTTGAATGAATGTTGTGTTAAATTTCACTCAACTTTTTCTTATGGCGATTTATCAGATGTTGATGTTCACGATCTTTTCTCAGAATTAAAAGTGTTACAATGCACTTTGCCGACTGAAACAATGAATGCCTTGGATATTCTTAAATTTGTCAGACTTGCAGATTGTTATCCAAATGTAGCAATTGCTTACAGAGTTTTATTGACGGTGCCCGTGACTGTAGCATCAGCAGAgagaagtttttcaaaattgaaGTTGATTAAAACCTACTTGAGGTCATCAATGTCACAAGATAGATTGAACGGTTTGGCTACTTTGTCAATTGAGAAGGAAATGTTGAAGAATATTGATGTTGATGTCATTATAAATGATTTTGCATCTCAAAAGGCTCGAAAAAGCAACTTTTAA